The stretch of DNA AAATGTGTCTCCACTTCAAGATAATCTTTCAGATAGCTATTGATGCCCTCGTTACAGTTTCTGCCGAATAAAGAATAACGGTTGCCCGTCCTCCCTATTCTAAGAAGAACCGTACGTGAAAGTTCCCTCCATACGGCTCAAGCATTTTTTTACACTTTAAATCGGGCAGCAGACCTGAAAGAAGCGTTTTGAATATGGGAATTTTCATAGCTTTTCCATTTTTACGGTTGATACTTCATTATACCGAAAACAGTCAGTTGTGTGATCATTCACCATTCCTACCGCCTGCATCAGGGCTTCGAGCTTCCTGAGCAAGCCGGGGGACAACTCTATCATTGATGCGGGGCTCTTTTTCTGTTTTCTCCATATCCCCCCAATGAAGCAGAATCTCAATTATATGTTAGAAATTTTTGCTATAAATACTTGTCTGGGATTGCTGCTGTGGATAGGTTTATTTAACAAAAATTTTATAACACCTGAGTAACTTCAGGTGAAACTATGGCACGGAAAAAGATTTTGATTACAATCGTTTTGATGGTGCTGATGGCATTTACGCTCGGATGCACCGAGAAATCCCAGCCTGTACAAAGCGGAAAAGACAGGATAGCCACCATCGAGACCAATAAGGGTATTATCAAATTCGAGCTATTCGAAAAAGAGGCACCTTTAACTACAAGTAACTTCATAGAATTGGCGCAGAGCGGTTTTTATAATGGTCTCACATTCCACAGGGTTGAGCCAGGGTTCGTAATTCAAGGCGGGGACCCCAAGGGAGATGGCACAGGCGGTTCACCTAAGACCATTCCTCTTGAGATAGCCCCCTCACTGACGCATAAGAAAGGTGCAGTGGGTATGGCTCGTTCCAGTGATCCGAACAGTGCGTCATCTCAGTTCTATATAGTCCTTGCAGACGCAAAGTTCCTGGATGGGCAATATGCAGTATTTGGACAGGTCACTGAAGGGCAGGATGTAGCTGAAAAGATCGCAGTAGGCGATAAGATGCTTAAAGTTACGATAGGAGAGAAATAACCAACCATGGCAGACATTATAATCAGTCGCAGAAAACATCATATTCCGGCTTATATTGCCGGTACGGGAAACGCTGGAGTCATTCTCATTCACGAAGTATGGGGGCTTAACAAGAATATAAGAATCCTTGCTGATCGCCTGGCTGCTGAGGGTTATGTTGTTCTCGCACCGGATCTTATTTCCCAGACCGGAATCACTGAAAAAATAGACCAGTCCATTCTGGCTGAGGTCGCCAATCCTTCTACCCGCGATGAAGCCCAAAAGAAAATGCGTGCGGCTATGAGTCCGATCAGGTCGGAAGAATTTGGGAAGGAAACTGTGGAACGGCTCAAAATATGCTTCAGCTATCTGAAGCGGGAGTACAAGGTGGAGAAAATTGCAGTCATGGGATTTTGTTTTGGTGGTACCTACAGCTACAGCTTTGCAGCAAGTGAAACGGCTCTTGCCGCAGCTTTGCCGTTTTATGGACACGCGCCTGAGAAAGAGGAAGAATTGGCCAAAATCTCATGCCCGGTCATAGCATTTTACGGCATAAAAGATATTGCGTTAGTGCAGGGCTTGCCGCAACTTGAAGCGTCAATGAAAAAGCTCAATAAAGATTTCCAGTACAAAGTATATCCGAATGCTGGTCATGCATTCATGAACGATACAAACCCGACAACATACAACAAAGAAGCAGCGGAGGATGCCTGGGGAAAAGCGTTGCAGTTCTTAAAGAAACATCTTTAAAAACATGAAGAATATCCAGCCGCTGTGGGACAGAAAAATTGATGTTCCGAGGAATAGAGACCGGGTATTATTAAAAAAGATTAGCGTAATAATGATTTCATTTTTTTAGCGTAGGAAACTATAAAGCATACCTCAAACGTGCATCATTTAAAAACGGGACTGTAAAAAAGTTTGGTGTTGGGGGCTATCATGAAATATTTGAAAATAAGAAACCGCAGATAAACGCCGATGAACGCAGATTTATGATAGCGTATTTGCGATATATAATATTGTAACACCAAAAGATTTTACACCCACTTAAAAACGAAAAACTTATACCCTATAATGTATAATTATTTCGAAGGGAGCGAGAAAACTGAATGTCTTAGAATGAAATATTTATAGAAGTACTTGATTTGTTATTTTGATTGTTACAATGGAGGAAGATATTATGCCAAAAATGAAAGCAATACAGGTGACCGCTCCTGGAACAGATTTTAAGTTGGTTAATATTGATATTCCTGAGCCAAAAGAGAATGAAGTTCTTATTAAAGTTGAAGCATGTGGTATCTGCCATGGGGATGTATTGGTAAAGGAAGGCCACTTTCCTGGACTCACCTATCCAAGGATACCCGGACATGAAGTTGTTGGAACCATAAAAAAATTAGGTTCTGACTCAAAGCATTGGAAAGTTGGGCAAAGAGTCGGGATTGGGTGGCATGGCGGCCATTGCTGCCACTGCAGAGCCTGTCGTAATGGTGAATTTGGTTCCTGTGAAAATGCTCTTGTTACAGGTCTTTCAATGGATGGGGGGTATGCAGAATATATGGTAGCTAGAATGGAGGTGCTTACACCTATTCCCGGGGAGCTTAATTCAATTGATGCAGCACCTTTGCTCTGTGCTGGCAGAACAACTTTTGGAGCATTAAGAAGTTCCAACCTAAAAGGAGGTGACCTTGTAGCAATTCATGGATTGGGAGGACTTGGTCATCTTGCAGTACAATTTGCTAATAAGCTGGGTTTAAAAGTTGCAGTAATTTCAAGAGGAAAAGAAAAGGAGCAATTGGCAAAAAAGCTTGGAGCTCACTACTATTTTGATTCAAATGCTGTTGAACCGGCGGAAGAGCTAATGAAACTGGGTGGAGCAAATGTCATACTTTGCACTGCTCCAAACAGCAAATCAATGGCAGAACTTGTAAATGGTTTAGCCAGAAATGGTCAGATGATTATAGTCACCTTTTCAAACGAACCAATGACCATACCGCC from Candidatus Methanoperedens sp. encodes:
- a CDS encoding peptidylprolyl isomerase; translated protein: MARKKILITIVLMVLMAFTLGCTEKSQPVQSGKDRIATIETNKGIIKFELFEKEAPLTTSNFIELAQSGFYNGLTFHRVEPGFVIQGGDPKGDGTGGSPKTIPLEIAPSLTHKKGAVGMARSSDPNSASSQFYIVLADAKFLDGQYAVFGQVTEGQDVAEKIAVGDKMLKVTIGEK
- a CDS encoding dienelactone hydrolase family protein translates to MADIIISRRKHHIPAYIAGTGNAGVILIHEVWGLNKNIRILADRLAAEGYVVLAPDLISQTGITEKIDQSILAEVANPSTRDEAQKKMRAAMSPIRSEEFGKETVERLKICFSYLKREYKVEKIAVMGFCFGGTYSYSFAASETALAAALPFYGHAPEKEEELAKISCPVIAFYGIKDIALVQGLPQLEASMKKLNKDFQYKVYPNAGHAFMNDTNPTTYNKEAAEDAWGKALQFLKKHL
- a CDS encoding alcohol dehydrogenase catalytic domain-containing protein yields the protein MIVTMEEDIMPKMKAIQVTAPGTDFKLVNIDIPEPKENEVLIKVEACGICHGDVLVKEGHFPGLTYPRIPGHEVVGTIKKLGSDSKHWKVGQRVGIGWHGGHCCHCRACRNGEFGSCENALVTGLSMDGGYAEYMVARMEVLTPIPGELNSIDAAPLLCAGRTTFGALRSSNLKGGDLVAIHGLGGLGHLAVQFANKLGLKVAVISRGKEKEQLAKKLGAHYYFDSNAVEPAEELMKLGGANVILCTAPNSKSMAELVNGLARNGQMIIVTFSNEPMTIPP